One part of the Terrimicrobium sacchariphilum genome encodes these proteins:
- a CDS encoding polyphosphate kinase 2 family protein, whose translation MKYCKLFRVKPGSDVRLKKIDPNFTAEHAGKKSAVKMVEKLNKELRDLQYLLYAEGKHSLLICLQALDAAGKDGTINHVLGSMNPQGARVHGFKAPSKEELAHDFLWRIAKQTPGKGEVVVFNRSHYEDVLVVRVHNLVPKPVWKQRYDIINNFERNLVESGTHILKFFLHISSEEQLLRFRQRLQDPARHWKISESDYSEREHWDDYTKAYEEALRKTSTDYAPWYVIPANNKWFRNLAVAKIVTEKLKSLNMKFPAPSVDINEVTEKFHQAQQKEEERIGKAAWEKLSARKDSKEEIKQADIVEEALHPSETSPA comes from the coding sequence ATGAAATACTGCAAACTTTTCCGCGTCAAACCGGGCAGCGATGTCCGGCTCAAAAAGATCGACCCCAACTTCACCGCTGAGCACGCGGGCAAGAAATCCGCCGTCAAGATGGTTGAAAAGCTGAACAAGGAATTGCGCGATCTGCAATACCTCCTCTATGCGGAGGGCAAGCATTCCCTGCTCATCTGCCTGCAAGCGCTCGACGCGGCGGGCAAGGACGGCACGATCAATCACGTGCTCGGCTCGATGAATCCCCAGGGCGCGCGCGTGCATGGATTCAAGGCCCCCTCGAAAGAAGAGCTCGCCCACGACTTTCTCTGGCGCATTGCAAAGCAGACCCCCGGCAAGGGCGAGGTGGTGGTCTTCAACCGATCCCACTATGAGGACGTGCTCGTGGTGCGCGTGCATAACCTGGTCCCTAAGCCCGTCTGGAAACAGCGCTACGACATCATCAACAACTTCGAGCGCAATCTCGTCGAGAGCGGTACCCATATCCTGAAGTTTTTCCTCCACATCAGCTCAGAGGAGCAGTTGCTGCGCTTTCGCCAGCGGCTGCAGGACCCGGCGCGTCATTGGAAGATCAGCGAGAGCGACTATTCCGAGCGCGAGCACTGGGACGACTACACCAAGGCCTATGAGGAGGCGCTGCGCAAGACGAGCACCGACTACGCTCCATGGTACGTCATCCCGGCCAACAACAAATGGTTCCGTAATCTTGCTGTGGCAAAGATCGTCACCGAGAAGCTCAAGTCGCTGAACATGAAATTTCCTGCTCCGAGCGTGGATATCAACGAGGTGACGGAGAAGTTTCACCAGGCGCAACAGAAGGAAGAGGAGCGCATCGGCAAGGCGGCGTGGGAGAAACTGAGCGCGCGCAAGGACAGCAAGGAGGAGATCAAGCAGGCGGATATCGTCGAGGAGGCGCTGCATCCTTCAGAGACGAGCCCGGCCTAA
- the nifB gene encoding nitrogenase cofactor biosynthesis protein NifB, giving the protein MSAQVDTACFNLDQHPCYSIGGSHQYARIHLPIAPRCNIQCNYCNRKYDCVNESRPGVTSRVLSPVQALAYLEEMMEKIPSIRVVGIAGPGDPFANPYETMETLRLVRNRYPDMMLCLASNGLHIGPHIDELVELQVSHVTITMNAVDPAVGGLVYAWARDEGKILKNADAAATLIERQLDAVKRLAAAGILVKVNSIVVPGVNDRHIPEIAKVVKGLGATVMNCIPLCPVQDTPYENLYEPDGIMMARVRLQCCEHVSQMSHCARCRADAVGLLGEDQSVEFAGTLESFTEMNTPIDKTRPYIAVATQEGMLVNLHLGEANNVIVYSHEPETDEYEIVDVRALPGTGGGDDRWKELANTLRDCRALLVSACGPRPKQIIEGFGLVIVEMEGLVEEGLEALFHDEEIPASLQRRFTSCGNGCSGGGNGCS; this is encoded by the coding sequence ATGAGCGCACAAGTCGATACCGCGTGTTTCAACCTCGATCAGCATCCCTGCTACAGCATCGGGGGCAGCCATCAGTACGCCCGCATTCATCTGCCCATCGCCCCGCGTTGCAACATCCAGTGCAACTACTGCAATCGCAAATACGATTGCGTGAATGAAAGCCGCCCCGGGGTGACCAGTCGCGTGCTCTCGCCCGTGCAGGCGCTCGCCTACCTGGAGGAGATGATGGAAAAGATCCCCTCCATCCGCGTGGTGGGTATTGCAGGTCCGGGCGACCCGTTTGCGAATCCCTACGAGACGATGGAAACGCTGCGCCTCGTGCGCAATCGCTATCCCGACATGATGCTCTGCCTCGCCAGCAACGGCCTGCACATCGGCCCGCATATCGACGAACTCGTCGAGCTTCAGGTCAGCCATGTCACGATCACGATGAACGCGGTCGATCCGGCGGTAGGCGGACTCGTTTACGCCTGGGCGCGTGACGAGGGAAAGATTCTCAAGAATGCCGATGCCGCAGCCACGCTGATCGAGCGTCAACTCGATGCGGTGAAGCGCCTCGCCGCCGCGGGAATACTCGTCAAGGTGAACTCCATCGTCGTTCCCGGCGTGAATGACCGCCACATCCCGGAGATCGCGAAGGTCGTGAAGGGACTCGGCGCCACGGTGATGAATTGCATCCCGCTCTGTCCCGTGCAGGACACGCCGTACGAGAATCTCTACGAACCCGATGGCATCATGATGGCGCGTGTGCGCCTCCAGTGCTGCGAGCATGTCTCGCAGATGAGCCACTGCGCCCGCTGCCGCGCCGACGCGGTCGGGCTGCTCGGCGAGGATCAGTCCGTCGAGTTTGCCGGAACCCTGGAAAGCTTCACCGAGATGAATACACCCATCGACAAAACGCGGCCCTATATCGCCGTCGCGACCCAGGAGGGAATGCTGGTCAATCTCCACCTGGGCGAGGCGAACAATGTGATCGTCTACTCGCACGAGCCGGAGACGGATGAATACGAGATCGTCGACGTGCGCGCTCTGCCCGGAACGGGTGGGGGAGACGACCGGTGGAAGGAACTTGCCAATACCTTGCGCGATTGCCGCGCTCTCCTGGTCAGCGCCTGCGGGCCACGACCCAAGCAGATCATCGAGGGCTTCGGCCTCGTGATCGTGGAAATGGAAGGCCTGGTCGAGGAGGGGCTGGAGGCACTTTTCCATGACGAGGAAATCCCCGCCTCGCTCCAGCGCCGCTTCACGAGCTGCGGCAATGGCTGCTCGGGCGGAGGCAACGGCTGTTCCTAA
- the nifK gene encoding nitrogenase molybdenum-iron protein subunit beta, whose translation MLDLATPTISERSALKINPAKTCQPIGAMYAALGIHSCMPHSHGSQGCCAYHRSHLTRHFKEPVAATTSSFTEGASVFGGMANLQQALINIFSIYNPEVVAVHTTCLSEVIGDDIPTIIKKAREEGKIPEGKTVIHANTPSFVGSNVTGYSNMCVGIVNYLAEKSGESTEAINIFPGWLDPSDMRELKRVAEELGVKYTLCPDTSDVLDLPQTGVYEMYPKGGTPVEAIKRMGDAIKTVALGEFTAHPAAQKLNDKCGVPFEALDAPIGLTNTDLYIDALRRIAEVDVPASIDAERGRLLDVIQDIGQYFHEVPVAIFGDPDHVVAMTRFAIELGLKPKYVFSGATGRAFENRVNAILDGRFPDAIVKQQGDLFELHERIKADPVKLILGNTYGKHIGRAENIPLVRFGFPILDRVGHRLFPTVGYRGAMHLVEKISDALLDQRDRTCPEEWFELVQ comes from the coding sequence ATGTTAGACTTAGCCACACCCACTATCAGCGAGCGCAGCGCGCTGAAGATCAACCCGGCCAAGACATGCCAGCCCATCGGCGCCATGTATGCGGCCCTGGGCATTCATAGCTGCATGCCGCACAGCCACGGTTCGCAGGGATGCTGCGCCTATCATCGCAGTCATCTCACGCGTCACTTCAAGGAGCCGGTGGCGGCAACCACCAGCTCCTTCACGGAGGGCGCATCCGTCTTTGGCGGCATGGCGAACCTCCAGCAGGCCCTCATCAACATCTTCTCGATCTACAATCCGGAAGTCGTGGCGGTGCACACCACCTGCCTCTCCGAGGTCATCGGAGACGACATCCCGACCATCATCAAGAAGGCTCGCGAGGAAGGCAAGATCCCCGAGGGCAAGACCGTCATCCACGCCAACACCCCGAGCTTCGTCGGTTCCAACGTGACCGGCTACTCGAACATGTGCGTGGGCATCGTGAACTACCTCGCCGAGAAATCCGGCGAGAGCACGGAAGCGATCAACATCTTCCCCGGCTGGCTCGACCCCAGCGACATGCGCGAGCTGAAGAGGGTCGCCGAGGAGCTCGGGGTGAAGTACACGCTCTGCCCGGATACCTCCGACGTCCTCGATCTGCCCCAGACCGGCGTCTACGAGATGTATCCGAAAGGCGGCACTCCGGTGGAAGCGATCAAGCGCATGGGCGACGCCATCAAGACGGTGGCGCTCGGCGAGTTCACCGCTCATCCTGCCGCGCAGAAGCTCAACGACAAGTGCGGAGTGCCTTTTGAGGCGCTCGACGCCCCGATCGGCCTGACCAATACCGACCTCTACATCGACGCCCTGCGCCGCATCGCCGAGGTGGACGTGCCGGCCTCGATCGACGCGGAGCGCGGCCGCCTCCTGGATGTGATCCAGGATATCGGTCAATACTTCCACGAGGTGCCGGTCGCCATCTTCGGCGATCCCGACCACGTGGTGGCCATGACGCGCTTCGCCATCGAGCTCGGGCTCAAGCCGAAGTACGTCTTCTCCGGTGCGACCGGCCGCGCCTTTGAGAATCGCGTGAATGCGATCCTCGATGGACGTTTCCCCGACGCCATCGTGAAGCAGCAGGGAGACCTCTTTGAGTTGCACGAGCGCATCAAGGCTGATCCAGTGAAGCTCATCCTGGGCAACACCTACGGCAAGCACATCGGGCGCGCCGAGAATATCCCGCTCGTTCGCTTCGGATTCCCGATCCTGGATCGTGTGGGCCACCGGCTCTTCCCGACCGTGGGCTACCGCGGCGCCATGCACCTCGTGGAAAAGATCAGCGACGCACTGCTCGACCAGCGCGACCGCACCTGTCCCGAGGAGTGGTTCGAACTCGTCCAATAA
- a CDS encoding nitrogenase component 1, translated as MIEEFSLAEEPQSRDLSHCTAATRNACKLCTPLGACLVFRGIQGAIPFLHGSQGCSTYIRRYLISHFREPMDIAASNFNEDSAVFGGAKNLHAGLKNVSRQYKPAMIGVATTCLSETIGEDMAALLLDCRRAIPDLPPVVHVSTASYRGSHIDGFHDAVTALIDQLVLPPDPHGGVNLLPGMLSTADLRHLRELVEAFGLPVTMLPDYSDTLDGPTWMDYEALPEGGTSVEAIRRMSGARATLEFGDTLRFTRRTAATNLAERFGVVRENLGTPIGLRATEAMIQALERISGRPCPTAITAERGRLLDSMVDAHKVVFGKRAVVYGEADLVIGLTSFLCEIGVEPVLCASGGKSEHFPTALRVAVPELPSTCVVRDNMDFVDIDAVGKELKPDILIGNSKGYGMARALDIPLVRAGFPIHDRLGGQRVLHVGYRGAQQFYDQIVNTFLARKQEKSTVGYSYL; from the coding sequence ATGATCGAGGAATTCTCACTCGCCGAGGAACCGCAGTCCCGCGATCTCTCGCACTGCACTGCCGCCACGCGCAATGCCTGCAAACTTTGCACGCCGCTCGGCGCATGCCTGGTCTTTCGCGGTATCCAGGGAGCGATTCCCTTTCTGCATGGATCGCAGGGCTGCTCGACCTACATCCGGCGCTATCTCATCAGCCATTTCCGTGAGCCGATGGACATCGCGGCGTCGAATTTCAACGAGGACTCGGCGGTTTTCGGCGGGGCGAAGAATCTGCACGCGGGACTCAAGAACGTGTCGCGTCAATACAAACCCGCCATGATCGGCGTGGCCACGACCTGCCTGAGCGAGACGATCGGAGAGGACATGGCGGCGCTGCTCCTGGATTGCCGCCGCGCCATTCCGGACCTGCCGCCGGTCGTGCATGTCTCGACCGCCAGCTACCGCGGGTCGCACATTGATGGATTTCACGATGCCGTCACGGCATTGATCGACCAGCTCGTATTGCCTCCCGATCCGCATGGGGGTGTGAACCTGCTGCCTGGCATGCTCTCCACCGCGGATCTGAGACATCTGCGCGAGCTGGTCGAGGCTTTTGGATTGCCTGTCACGATGCTGCCGGACTACAGCGACACGCTGGACGGCCCGACGTGGATGGATTATGAGGCGCTGCCGGAGGGCGGCACAAGCGTCGAGGCGATTCGCCGGATGTCCGGCGCACGCGCAACGCTGGAGTTTGGGGACACGCTTCGTTTTACTCGGCGCACGGCCGCGACGAATCTGGCGGAGCGATTCGGCGTTGTGCGTGAAAATCTCGGCACGCCCATCGGATTGCGGGCCACGGAGGCGATGATCCAGGCTCTGGAGCGCATCTCGGGCCGGCCCTGTCCGACCGCCATCACAGCCGAGCGTGGTCGGTTGCTGGATTCCATGGTCGACGCGCACAAGGTAGTCTTTGGCAAGCGCGCCGTGGTTTACGGCGAGGCGGATCTGGTGATCGGTCTCACGTCCTTTCTTTGCGAAATCGGCGTCGAGCCGGTGCTCTGCGCGAGCGGCGGCAAGTCGGAACATTTCCCGACCGCTCTCCGTGTCGCGGTGCCGGAACTGCCCTCGACCTGCGTCGTGCGCGACAATATGGATTTCGTCGATATCGATGCGGTGGGCAAGGAGCTCAAGCCCGACATCCTCATCGGCAACAGCAAGGGATACGGCATGGCGCGTGCCCTTGATATCCCGCTCGTGCGCGCCGGATTTCCCATCCACGACCGGCTCGGCGGTCAGCGTGTGCTGCATGTCGGCTATCGCGGTGCCCAGCAATTCTACGACCAGATCGTCAACACATTCCTCGCCCGCAAGCAGGAAAAATCAACCGTCGGGTACTCCTATCTATGA
- a CDS encoding (2Fe-2S) ferredoxin domain-containing protein → MNTPNHHLLVCGSFRANGERQGVCFKKDSMSLLSYLQNEIQDRMMDGVEVCVTGCLNMCTKGPVIIDYPSGNTYTGITEEAIDAILDAFEEGSVATDYLAS, encoded by the coding sequence ATGAATACACCCAATCATCACCTGCTGGTCTGCGGCAGCTTCCGGGCGAATGGAGAACGCCAGGGCGTCTGCTTCAAGAAGGACTCCATGTCGCTCCTGAGCTATCTCCAGAACGAGATCCAGGATCGCATGATGGACGGCGTCGAGGTCTGCGTGACCGGCTGCCTGAACATGTGCACGAAGGGTCCCGTGATTATTGACTACCCCTCGGGAAATACCTACACGGGCATCACCGAGGAGGCGATCGACGCCATTCTCGACGCCTTTGAGGAGGGCAGCGTCGCCACCGACTATCTCGCCTCGTAA
- the nifE gene encoding nitrogenase iron-molybdenum cofactor biosynthesis protein NifE, whose translation MPHDDIEILEERRNQVFRKGEGTAEIACGKRSAAGSVSQRACVFCGSRVVLYPIADALHVVHGPIGCAAYTWDIRGAHSSGPQLHRNSFSTDLQEKDVIFGGEKKLAAALRELIAACSPKAAFVYSTCITGLIGDDVDAVCKTISKETGIPVIPVESPGFSGTKKDGYRAACEAIYKLIGTGDISGISPHSINLLGEFNIAGETWIMKDYFRRIGIQVVSCISGDGRVDEIRRCHGAKLNLVQCSGSMTHLAKRLNDEYGIPFQRISFFGIEDTAAAIYGAAGVFGDPEIESRARDLVKQELLKIQPELRRYRKILKGKKAAIYVGGAFKAFSLVRALRTLGMRTVLVGSQTGNPQDYEQLKELCDPGTVIVDDSNPLELAKFCLEKDVDLFIGGVKERPIAYKLGIGFCDHNHERKEALAGFEGMLNFAKEVHASVMSPVWNYVPRRANRKQERMAA comes from the coding sequence ATGCCGCACGACGACATCGAGATTCTCGAAGAACGCCGCAATCAGGTCTTCCGCAAGGGAGAGGGCACGGCTGAGATCGCCTGTGGCAAGCGCAGCGCGGCGGGTTCGGTGAGCCAGCGCGCCTGCGTCTTCTGCGGGTCGCGCGTGGTTCTTTATCCCATCGCGGACGCCCTGCATGTCGTTCACGGCCCCATCGGGTGCGCGGCGTACACATGGGACATTCGCGGGGCCCACTCCAGCGGGCCCCAGCTTCATCGCAATAGCTTCTCGACCGATCTCCAGGAGAAAGACGTGATCTTCGGAGGGGAAAAGAAGCTCGCAGCCGCTCTCCGTGAACTGATCGCCGCGTGTTCTCCCAAGGCGGCGTTCGTTTACTCCACGTGCATCACCGGGCTGATCGGTGATGACGTGGACGCGGTGTGCAAAACCATTTCCAAGGAGACCGGCATTCCGGTCATTCCCGTCGAGAGCCCTGGCTTCAGCGGAACCAAGAAGGACGGTTACCGCGCCGCCTGTGAGGCCATTTACAAACTCATCGGCACCGGGGACATCAGCGGCATCTCGCCGCACAGCATCAACCTTCTCGGGGAATTCAACATCGCTGGCGAGACCTGGATCATGAAGGACTACTTTCGCCGCATCGGCATCCAGGTCGTCTCCTGCATCTCGGGCGACGGGCGGGTCGACGAGATCCGCCGCTGCCATGGCGCGAAGCTCAATCTCGTCCAGTGCTCCGGCTCGATGACCCACCTGGCCAAGCGGCTCAATGACGAGTACGGCATCCCTTTTCAACGCATCTCATTTTTTGGCATCGAGGACACGGCTGCCGCGATCTATGGCGCGGCCGGGGTTTTTGGCGATCCGGAGATCGAAAGCCGCGCCCGCGACCTGGTGAAACAGGAGTTGCTGAAAATCCAGCCCGAGCTGCGGCGGTATCGCAAGATCCTCAAGGGCAAAAAGGCCGCCATCTATGTCGGCGGCGCCTTCAAGGCGTTTTCTCTCGTCCGTGCCCTCCGCACTCTCGGCATGCGCACGGTGCTGGTCGGTTCGCAGACGGGCAACCCGCAGGATTACGAACAGCTCAAGGAGCTTTGCGACCCCGGTACGGTGATCGTGGATGATTCCAATCCGCTGGAACTGGCCAAGTTTTGCCTGGAGAAAGACGTCGATCTCTTCATCGGCGGTGTGAAGGAGCGCCCGATCGCCTACAAGCTCGGTATCGGCTTCTGCGACCACAACCACGAGCGCAAGGAGGCGCTGGCCGGATTTGAAGGTATGCTAAACTTTGCCAAGGAGGTGCACGCCTCCGTCATGAGCCCGGTGTGGAACTACGTGCCGCGCCGCGCCAATCGCAAACAGGAAAGGATGGCGGCATGA
- a CDS encoding vWA domain-containing protein translates to MKTLLSTMMASALVFSAAAQAPSAVTLTVTPEKKVIPSDGNRDAIVEIAVQAREANVKRTAPINLAVVLDRSGSMAGPKLEKARQAAAVALDQLGPDDYFSLVVYDDAAEVLIAAQKATDKDTLKARIQGISDGGSTALYAGVETGAAQIRKYLDKEKVNRVILLSDGMANVGPSSPSALARLGKELRDEGMGVSTVGLGEDYNEDLMTALAEASHANYYYVQNVEKLPGIFSEELGTVKSVVARNARITITLPDGVKPKGILGEDAVKFEGQSVTIPLSDLYGSQTRRFLVVCEAPKGEAELPLARVLLTYEDVASGRALSDTQVASVTRSPDAKVVEASIQVKVATEVAVTQNRLTKAAAVKLADEGRAKDAADLLISQANANAALPSTVQNSVIQSEDSVLRTKAKELLSSGWLSRSSRKEIQYQNYQDKNQKR, encoded by the coding sequence GTGAAAACGCTCCTATCCACTATGATGGCCTCGGCGCTTGTGTTCTCAGCGGCCGCCCAGGCGCCTTCCGCCGTAACCTTGACGGTCACCCCTGAGAAAAAAGTCATTCCCTCGGATGGAAATCGCGACGCCATCGTCGAGATCGCCGTTCAGGCCAGGGAAGCAAACGTAAAACGCACCGCTCCCATCAACCTCGCCGTCGTCCTGGATCGATCCGGGTCCATGGCTGGGCCGAAGCTGGAGAAAGCCCGGCAGGCCGCGGCGGTCGCACTCGACCAGCTCGGGCCCGATGACTACTTTTCGCTGGTCGTTTACGATGACGCTGCGGAGGTGCTCATCGCCGCGCAGAAAGCGACGGACAAGGACACCCTGAAGGCGCGAATCCAAGGCATCAGCGACGGTGGGAGTACGGCGCTCTATGCGGGTGTCGAAACGGGCGCGGCACAGATCCGGAAGTATCTCGACAAGGAAAAGGTCAACCGCGTGATCCTGCTTTCCGACGGCATGGCCAACGTCGGGCCATCCAGCCCCTCGGCGCTGGCCCGGTTGGGAAAAGAACTGCGCGACGAAGGCATGGGTGTTTCCACCGTCGGTCTCGGAGAAGACTACAATGAAGACCTCATGACGGCTCTCGCTGAAGCCAGCCATGCCAACTACTACTACGTGCAGAACGTCGAGAAGCTCCCTGGGATTTTCTCGGAGGAACTCGGCACGGTCAAAAGCGTCGTAGCCCGCAATGCCCGTATCACCATCACACTGCCCGACGGCGTGAAGCCCAAGGGAATCCTGGGAGAGGACGCGGTCAAGTTCGAGGGCCAGAGCGTGACCATTCCGCTGTCGGATCTCTATGGATCGCAGACGCGCCGGTTTCTCGTGGTCTGCGAAGCGCCGAAGGGTGAAGCGGAACTGCCCCTCGCCAGGGTCTTGCTGACTTACGAAGACGTGGCATCGGGACGGGCCTTGTCCGACACCCAGGTCGCCTCCGTCACGCGCAGTCCGGATGCAAAGGTGGTCGAAGCCTCGATACAGGTCAAGGTCGCCACAGAGGTCGCAGTCACGCAAAATCGCCTGACCAAGGCGGCGGCGGTCAAACTGGCCGACGAGGGGCGGGCCAAGGATGCCGCCGACCTGCTGATCAGCCAAGCCAATGCGAATGCGGCGCTGCCCTCGACTGTGCAGAATTCCGTGATCCAGAGTGAGGATTCCGTGCTGCGCACCAAGGCAAAGGAACTCCTTTCCTCCGGCTGGCTGAGCCGCAGCAGCCGCAAGGAAATCCAGTATCAGAACTACCAGGACAAGAATCAGAAACGCTAA
- a CDS encoding indolepyruvate ferredoxin oxidoreductase subunit alpha: MAYQIDPQKCETCGACVEACPNDAIKIKGLTAVIDANLCIDCGSCETTCNSGAISAS, encoded by the coding sequence ATGGCCTACCAAATCGACCCTCAAAAATGTGAAACCTGCGGCGCTTGTGTTGAAGCCTGCCCCAACGACGCGATCAAAATCAAAGGCCTCACCGCCGTGATCGATGCCAATCTCTGTATCGACTGCGGCAGCTGTGAGACCACCTGCAACTCCGGAGCGATCAGCGCTTCCTAG
- the nifD gene encoding nitrogenase molybdenum-iron protein alpha chain — MSTEATIPTGTIEEVEGVTPDALREQMLKGLPSKTLRKRAKQIVPNDPETPPEIGANSRTIPGIITQRGCTYAGCRGVVIGPIHDILHITHGPVGCGYYSWMTRRNLARVPEGQTNYMQYCMTTDMQEDHIVFGGEKRLAEAIREAYRLFKPKAISVYATCPVGLIGDDIHSVCRQAKEELGINVFGFSCEGYKGVSQSAGHHIANNGVFKHMIGLDDTPNDAKYKINILGEYNIGGDAWAIDELLKKCGITILATLSGGVSYDEIINCHQADLNVVMCHRSINYMAEMMETKFGIPWFKVNFIGADSTAKSLRKIAKYFDDKELMDRVEEVIAAELAVLRPIQAEIKAKHQGKKAAIFVGGSRAHHYQDLFGDIGIETVSAGYEFAHRDDYEGRDVLPNIKIDADSRNIEELDVEPDETRFRPRISPEAKQKLIDAGFAFSDYLGMMREMKKRALVIDDISHHELEHLIKTWKPDIIGSGIKDKFIIEKMGVPCKQLHSYDYGGPYASFAGAINFYKEIDRMLSTKVWSYVVPPWVKDRKAAAPEAPAEEQKAA, encoded by the coding sequence ATGTCGACCGAAGCAACGATCCCGACAGGAACCATCGAAGAAGTCGAGGGCGTAACGCCTGACGCTCTGCGCGAGCAGATGCTCAAGGGCCTGCCCTCGAAGACCCTGCGCAAACGCGCAAAGCAGATCGTGCCGAACGATCCCGAGACGCCGCCGGAAATCGGTGCGAACTCCCGCACCATCCCGGGCATCATCACCCAGCGCGGGTGTACGTATGCGGGCTGCCGGGGCGTTGTCATCGGTCCCATCCACGACATCCTGCACATCACCCACGGCCCCGTGGGCTGCGGGTACTACTCGTGGATGACGCGGCGCAACCTGGCCCGCGTGCCGGAGGGTCAGACGAACTACATGCAATACTGCATGACCACGGACATGCAGGAGGACCACATCGTCTTCGGCGGCGAGAAGCGCCTGGCCGAGGCGATCCGCGAGGCCTACCGGCTCTTCAAGCCCAAGGCCATCTCGGTCTACGCCACGTGCCCGGTCGGCCTCATCGGCGATGACATTCACAGTGTCTGCCGCCAGGCCAAGGAAGAGCTCGGCATCAATGTCTTTGGCTTCTCCTGCGAAGGGTACAAGGGGGTCAGTCAATCCGCCGGCCACCACATCGCGAACAACGGTGTGTTCAAGCACATGATCGGCCTCGACGACACGCCGAACGACGCCAAGTACAAGATCAACATCCTTGGCGAGTACAACATCGGCGGTGATGCCTGGGCGATCGATGAGCTGCTCAAGAAGTGCGGCATCACGATCCTCGCCACCCTCAGCGGCGGCGTGTCCTACGACGAAATCATCAACTGCCACCAGGCGGATCTCAACGTGGTCATGTGCCACCGTTCGATCAACTACATGGCGGAGATGATGGAGACGAAGTTCGGCATCCCGTGGTTCAAGGTGAACTTCATCGGCGCCGACTCGACCGCCAAGTCGCTTCGCAAGATCGCGAAGTACTTTGACGACAAGGAACTCATGGACAGGGTCGAGGAGGTCATCGCGGCGGAACTCGCCGTGCTGCGCCCGATCCAGGCCGAGATCAAGGCCAAGCACCAGGGCAAGAAGGCCGCCATCTTTGTCGGAGGTTCTCGCGCCCACCACTACCAGGATCTCTTTGGCGATATCGGCATCGAGACGGTCTCCGCGGGTTATGAGTTCGCTCACCGTGATGACTACGAGGGTCGCGACGTGCTGCCCAACATCAAGATCGACGCCGACAGCCGCAACATCGAGGAACTGGACGTCGAGCCCGATGAAACCCGCTTCCGCCCGCGCATTTCGCCCGAGGCGAAGCAAAAGCTCATCGACGCCGGTTTCGCCTTCTCCGATTACCTCGGAATGATGCGCGAGATGAAGAAGCGCGCGCTCGTCATCGACGACATCAGCCATCACGAGCTGGAGCACCTGATCAAGACCTGGAAGCCCGACATCATCGGCTCCGGCATCAAGGACAAGTTCATCATTGAAAAGATGGGCGTGCCCTGCAAGCAGCTCCACTCCTACGACTACGGTGGACCTTACGCGTCCTTCGCGGGTGCGATCAACTTTTACAAGGAGATCGACCGCATGCTCTCGACCAAGGTGTGGAGCTACGTCGTGCCGCCCTGGGTCAAGGATCGCAAGGCCGCAGCCCCGGAGGCTCCGGCAGAGGAACAAAAGGCCGCCTGA